From the genome of Magnolia sinica isolate HGM2019 chromosome 12, MsV1, whole genome shotgun sequence:
TAGTTACGGAGGCAATACCACTTTCCAATCGAACTTGGAAGAAGTCTTCTCTATTCTAACTGCAAATGCTGGTACATCGCCCTTCCTTTATAGGGAGAAAGGTGAAGAGCCAGATATTGCCCATGCCCTCTACCTTTGCAGGGGAGACGTTACTGGGGAAGTTTGCAAGAAGTGCATCCATGAGGCCAGTCAAGAAATCACACGAAGGTGCCCTAACAGGACATCTATTATATGGTACGATTCATGTATGTTACACTACTCAGAAAAGAGGATCTACTCAGTTTACGATCCGACAGATAAATCATTAAAAGGATTTAACACGTCGAATACAGAAAACGTTACAGACCCAAATGGGTTCAATCTGGTCTTGGATGGTTTAATGGCTAAGCTTGTGAGAGATGCAACCGAAATCCCTTGGAGGCCTATGTTCGCGACTGGGGAAGTGAATTTTACAAGCTTTCAGACGATATATGGGCTTGTACAGTGCAGCCAGCATTTGGCGAGAGATGACTGCAAAAATTGCTTACAACATGCTCTCTCTGAGATTCCGTCATGCTGCAATGGGAAGCAAGGTGGAAGACTTTTAGGAGCAAGTTGTAATTTGAGATACGACGTCCAGCGTTTCTACGCAGCTGATGCAGCACTGCCTCCACGGCCTTCTTCCACAACTACTACAACAGGCAAGTTCTTGAGGCCTTTTTCACCTTACTCATGATTTTCTTTACTAAATTGCAGAGATTGGATGTTACCATGCATGAcatgtgatggcccaccaaatcaacagtTCCCTGATATTGGAAGGCTCAGGGTAATTGTGTATGGATGGTCGTCTTTGATGCCAGAGGACTGTGATGGTGGTTTCATGAAGAGTAGCTACCATGGTGTCCAACGTGAAGAATCTCCTAGTGGGGTGATTCTCATCTCAACATAGTTTTGTTAAAAAAGATTTTTCTCCTAATTTTTAGTTATTTAGGTGAAGTTTAAGGAAGAAAAAACTTTGATGAATTGGAGTAAGGCAAGAGAGGGCTATTTTAAGTTGAACGTTGATGGCTCCTCGACCGTTTGCAGATCCTCATCCCATAGGTGAGAGTGTTTAGAGATTACAAGGGAAAGTTAGTTTTCTCTTTCTACAATTCTTGTGGAAAGTGTCTTTAACACAACTGCGGAGAGGAGAGCAATTTTGGACGGATTCGTCAAACTATTGGGCTAGAAAATGTAAAGACCAGTCTTACTTAGGGTTCAAGTCATAATTAATTGTGGCTTGCCCTGCTTGGGAATTCAGGTACTAGTGGAGGAATGATCGAGCCGATCTCGGCTCTACTAATGCCAGCATCCAAGATGTGCTCAGGGAATTCAATGAAGTGGCTGACGGACTCCCTGAAATGGCCAAGTgtcttttttgttttattttattttattttttgatttgggAGCACACCACCAGCAATATAATAATAGATTTTCGAAAACTTACGTTACACAAAATAAGATCAAATTAGAACCCGGGAGGATAAGGGGATGAGCAATGACCTGACCCTTCTCTGCAACCATTAAAAGCCTATGTGCTGGTCTCCTTCAAAAGGCCAATTTACCCCCTAACAGCCGTGAAAGCGAAAccaggagaaaagaaaaaaagaactgcACTGTATAATTCCTTTCAAGATTCCAAATGCCAATATTGTCCATAAACAGTAAAAAAAAGATAGAACGAAGAATGAGGACGATTCCTATCATTGGACCACGTGTACAGACTAGATGCCGTGGGAGAGCAGGCCGGtaatttgaagattttttttttttttttttgtccttatgTTTTTTAACCAAAAAGGGAGGGAACACATCCACCTGTAATTGTAATTCTGTGAAGTCGTGACATAGGCCAAATGCCTTCCACAATGTTGATGAACATGGAAATGATTCTCTTTATTTGCTTTTCATTATTGAATGTGGACAGCGTCaccttttattttctattcaattttGTCCTTTTTCATTCTTGGTCTCTTTTGAAGCGAGGTGTTCTATAGGGAAATAAGTGTGTAGGAACGACCGCGGTGTATATTAcatgagaaggaaaatgaaacaTGCCCGTATAGTAGACGGCTACACTAACCCTTCGAAAAGTAAGCTGAGTGGCACAAAGCCTGGCCCACAATCAATTCCTCACTTGAGTCAGTTAACGATGCCTAGATTATATATCGATGACTATAGTCTGTCTGATGTATAgagggtcacagacactttcatgtttAAGATAGATCAAAGGAGGCCCGattggaggtggaagtgatcaggactgtcAGAACCTTCAAACAGACATATCTGGCAAACCAGAATGAGTAATTGGACATACCGTATATGAtattgggtaggagaagctactttagctagccACTCAACCCTACTacgccaggttgcccatgccgaatttgcggaattccattagatcaatggtcaaaagtcctttttaatttcatttttactatttataataagttttattttgattataactctttatcttttgagctttaggagttgtgcccaacatgagaAGGGCTtaaaaaatttaggagaataacgtggttaggccaaatatgacacttactatttttggctgaaaactaaGAAGTCTACTAGGAATCATGACCATCTTAGTAAGTCACGAgatttagggagtttgagttggagtttgattccgaaacttcttcctaatTTTGGTCTCACTATTTAAAGATATTTCAATTTGTTTTTATTATCTatcaattaatttttgaattttttagaatttatttctatttttcttatttttcctcgtggatttgaggaatctctatgaggagtccagagaagctctgtggattcggagtagctatccccttgaggaagatggtgatcaacctcatcacgtccatccctacgTCACCCTCTCACCTCTCTTATCCATGTAGTCCTCCCTTATAAAACTAGTAACGAATCACAAAGAGAAACAATTTTGATATTCCTAGCAAGAGCGGCCTATTTTGGCAAGTGAGGTTGCAACCACGTTTGGAGGAAGATTTGAGGAAGATAGTGGGCTCCATTCACTCACCCTGCAACTTATGGTACATAGTAGACTCTACATGGAGGAAGATCCGAGGCCTTAATCTTAAGCTCACCCACACCCTCCAAGAAGGCAATTTGGTAGCAGATGGGCTAGCTAAGATGGCTAgtgcactacaagaaagtaggtcTTTAGCCTcaattgaaaaaatggaggctaaatg
Proteins encoded in this window:
- the LOC131220208 gene encoding cysteine-rich repeat secretory protein 38-like; protein product: MERSVLHYKEFSLNLAGIALDAWHGIPAKVAFSGKDLVGDKLCKAEDPFYQFCENTASYGGNTTFQSNLEEVFSILTANAGTSPFLYREKGEEPDIAHALYLCRGDVTGEVCKKCIHEASQEITRRCPNRTSIIWYDSCMLHYSEKRIYSVYDPTDKSLKGFNTSNTENVTDPNGFNLVLDGLMAKLVRDATEIPWRPMFATGEVNFTSFQTIYGLVQCSQHLARDDCKNCLQHALSEIPSCCNGKQGGRLLGASCNLRYDVQRFYAADAALPPRPSSTTTTTGKDWMLPCMTCDGPPNQQFPDIGRLRVIVYGWSSLMPEDCDGGFMKSSYHGVQREESPSGVILIST